A single region of the Vicia villosa cultivar HV-30 ecotype Madison, WI linkage group LG4, Vvil1.0, whole genome shotgun sequence genome encodes:
- the LOC131598896 gene encoding glycolate oxidase — protein sequence MGEITNVSEYENVAKQKLPKMVFDYYASGAEDEWTLQENRNAFSRILFRPRILIDVSRIDMTTTVLGFKISMPIMIAPTAMQKMAHPEGEYATARAASAAGTIMTLSSWATSSVEEVASTGPGIRFFQLYVYKDRNVVAQLVRRAERAGFKAIALTVDTPRLGRREADIKNRFVLPPFLSLKNFEGLDLGKMDQANDSGLASYVAGQIDRTLSWKDVKWLQTITSLPILVKGVLTAEDARIAVQSGAAGIIVSNHGARQLDYVPATISALEEVVKAAQGRIPVFLDGGVRRGTDVFKALALGASGIFIGRPVVFSLAAEGEVGVRKVLQMLREEFEMTMTLSGCRSLKEITREHIVADWDTPRTHPRAIPRL from the exons ATGGGAGAGATAACCAATGTCAGTGAGTACGAGAATGTCGCCAAGCAGAAGTTGCCGAAGATGGTGTTCGATTACTATGCTTCTGGCGCCGAAGACGAGTGGACTCTCCAAGAAAACAGAAACGCCTTCTCAAGAATTCt GTTTAGGCCGCGAATTCTTATCGATGTGAGCAGGATAGACATGACTACTACTGTCCTCGGCTTCAAAATTTCCATGCCAATCATGATTGCTCCAACTGCCATGCAGAAAATGGCTCATCCTGAGG GAGAGTATGCAACAGCAAGAGCTGCATCAGCTGCTGGAACAATCATG ACTTTGTCATCATGGGCAACTTCAAGTGTTGAAGAAGTGGCTTCAACCGGACCTGGAATTCGCTTTTTCCAGCTATAT GTTTATAAGGACAGGAATGTGGTTGCTCAGCTTGTGAGAAGAGCTGAAAGAGCTGGATTCAAGGCTATTGCCCTTACTGTTGATACTCCAAGGCTCGGACGCAGAGAAGCTGATATCAAGAACAG ATTTGTTCTGCCACCATTTTTGTCATTGAAGAACTTTGAAGGCTTGGACCTTGGAAAGATGGACCAA gcTAATGATTCTGGACTTGCTTCATATGTTGCTGGTCAAATTGATCGCACTCTAAGCTGGAAG GATGTGAAGTGGCTTCAGACAATCACTAGTCTGCCAATTCTTGTGAAGGGTgtgctgactgctgaggatg CAAGGATAGCAGTACAAAGTGGTGCTGCTGGAATAATTGTGTCCAATCATGGAGCAAGACAGCTTGATTATGTCCCAGCCACCATAAGTGCTTTAGAAGAG GTTGTGAAAGCTGCTCAAGGCCGCATTCCTGTGTTTTTGGATGGTGGTGTTCGCCGTGGAACTGATGTTTTCAAGGCATTGGCACTTGGTGCCTCTGGCATATTT ATTGGACGCCCTGTGGTGTTTTCGTTGGCTGCTGAAGGAGAAGTTGGAGTAAGAAAAGTTCTTCAGATGTTACGCGAAGAGTTTGAGATGACAATGACTTTAAGTGGATGCCGTTCACTGAAAGAAATCACTCGTGAACACATTGTTGCAGATTGGGACACTCCTCGCACTCATCCACGCGCAATACCAAGATTATGA